A stretch of the Chitinophagaceae bacterium genome encodes the following:
- the ftcD gene encoding glutamate formimidoyltransferase, translating into MNQPLIECVPNFSEGQDLSIIKLITDEIESVEGVRLLDVDPGKATNRTVVTFVGTPGAVIEAAFLAIKKAGELIDMSKHSGAHPRMGATDVCPLIPIANITMEETAAYAKKLGARVGNEIGIPVYLYEAAQSNPARKNLSVIRAGEYEGFFKKIKMADWKPDFGPDEFPAKSGATVIGARDFLVAYNVNLNTTSVRRANAIAFDIREAGRKIKNDKGEEVVQPGTLKAVKAIGWFIEEYGIAQVSINLTNINITPLHIAFDECVKSAASRGMRVTGSELVGLIPLKAMLDAGKYFLKKQQRSAGVSEEELIRIAVKSLGLDELTPFDPNKKIIEYLLREEKQSKLVRMNLREFVNETASESIAPGGGSVSAYMGSLGISLATMVANLSSHKKGFDDKWETFSGYAEKGQLLKDELLRLVDEDTFAFNRIMESFGLAKSSDEEKKIRSQAIQDATKNAIEVPLRVMQCSFDAFEIIEAMVKTGNPNSVTDAGVGALAVRSAVLGAYLNVKVNAKDLKDEILKEAFIQRAEELKEKAVIREKEIFEMVEGIIKN; encoded by the coding sequence ATGAATCAACCGCTCATCGAATGTGTACCCAACTTCAGCGAAGGACAAGACTTATCAATCATTAAACTGATTACTGACGAGATCGAAAGTGTAGAAGGTGTTCGCCTGCTGGATGTTGATCCGGGAAAAGCAACTAACAGAACAGTAGTAACTTTTGTGGGAACACCTGGTGCTGTGATTGAAGCCGCTTTTCTTGCCATAAAAAAAGCCGGCGAATTAATTGACATGAGCAAGCATTCCGGAGCGCATCCGAGAATGGGCGCCACCGATGTTTGTCCGTTGATTCCTATTGCTAATATCACGATGGAAGAGACAGCAGCGTATGCTAAAAAATTAGGAGCGCGTGTTGGAAATGAAATTGGTATTCCTGTTTATTTATATGAAGCGGCGCAAAGTAATCCTGCACGAAAAAATCTTTCCGTCATTCGTGCCGGTGAATACGAAGGCTTCTTCAAAAAAATTAAAATGGCAGACTGGAAACCTGATTTTGGTCCCGATGAATTTCCTGCGAAGTCAGGTGCAACGGTAATTGGGGCCCGTGATTTCTTAGTGGCGTATAATGTAAATCTGAACACCACTTCTGTCCGACGGGCGAATGCAATAGCGTTTGATATTCGCGAAGCAGGCAGAAAAATAAAAAATGATAAAGGTGAAGAGGTTGTTCAACCCGGAACATTGAAGGCAGTGAAAGCAATCGGTTGGTTTATCGAAGAATATGGTATTGCACAAGTCAGCATCAATCTCACCAACATCAACATCACGCCGCTTCACATTGCTTTTGATGAATGTGTGAAGAGTGCCGCTTCCAGAGGCATGCGCGTAACAGGTTCAGAATTGGTTGGATTGATTCCTCTAAAAGCAATGCTGGATGCTGGAAAATATTTTCTGAAAAAACAACAACGCAGCGCTGGCGTATCAGAGGAAGAATTGATACGTATAGCAGTGAAGTCTTTGGGACTGGATGAGCTGACTCCTTTCGATCCTAATAAGAAAATTATTGAGTACCTGCTCCGCGAGGAAAAACAAAGCAAGCTCGTTCGCATGAATCTCCGCGAATTTGTAAATGAAACTGCGAGTGAGTCAATCGCGCCGGGTGGTGGTTCTGTATCTGCCTATATGGGATCGTTGGGAATTTCTCTTGCAACGATGGTTGCTAATCTTTCTTCGCATAAAAAAGGCTTTGATGATAAGTGGGAAACATTTTCAGGCTACGCAGAGAAAGGTCAGTTGCTTAAAGATGAATTATTAAGATTGGTGGATGAAGACACTTTTGCTTTCAACCGTATCATGGAAAGTTTTGGACTTGCAAAAAGCAGTGACGAAGAAAAAAAGATTCGTAGCCAGGCCATTCAGGACGCTACAAAAAATGCCATTGAAGTTCCGTTGCGCGTGATGCAATGTTCATTTGATGCATTTGAAATTATTGAAGCGATGGTTAAAACAGGCAATCCGAATTCTGTTACTGATGCAGGTGTTGGTGCACTGGCTGTTCGCAGTGCAGTTTTAGGTGCTTACTTAAATGTGAAAGTAAATGCAAAAGATTTAAAAGATGAAATATTGAAAGAAGCTTTTATTCAACGGGCGGAAGAGCTGAAGGAGAAAGCAGTGATCAGGGAAAAAGAGATATTTGAAATGGTGGAAGGAATAATTAAGAATTAA
- a CDS encoding toll/interleukin-1 receptor domain-containing protein: MLQEQIYIFTENKKSMPGLFISHSSVDKPFVMRLAVDLLNQNFPVWLDTLEIEAGDSLMDKINKGIDDSFFQLVILSGNSMKSPWVKRELELAMEKQKALGRKFILPVLYTDSEIPDVLKHVLYIDFRNDYLQSLEKLTGVLMNWGVDKLDIPPERKLIPLKFYNQLDLDRWTFTNRVQTILNHHPKHQFVTDQLLIVDDNKYTVARNKLLHRLENVERDKYYSADLVESLREGYANVKQMENKLKVLTVELVNHWTEGLFDYGEAAYWSCKKLRGKCLEVFWYYQNPNDPLLDFTKEERLAWDACSWISPDKIESFYNAGKLRQIGVRWRVAPYSSFTIYIPDHHPVFAFWEGGYFTEEPLNAWLGFDDLSRFLIPQMQALEESRWTWDFDNCVIGPA, encoded by the coding sequence ATGCTGCAAGAACAGATTTATATTTTTACTGAAAATAAAAAATCAATGCCGGGCTTATTTATTTCTCATTCATCAGTTGACAAGCCTTTCGTAATGCGGCTGGCAGTAGATCTTTTGAATCAGAATTTTCCTGTCTGGTTAGATACATTGGAAATTGAAGCAGGTGATTCGCTGATGGACAAGATTAATAAGGGAATTGATGATAGCTTTTTTCAACTGGTGATACTTTCAGGAAATTCAATGAAGTCGCCATGGGTAAAAAGAGAACTGGAGCTTGCGATGGAGAAACAGAAGGCATTGGGGCGGAAATTTATTTTACCTGTTTTGTACACTGACAGTGAAATACCTGATGTATTGAAACACGTGCTGTACATTGATTTCAGGAATGATTATTTACAAAGCCTTGAAAAACTAACCGGTGTGCTGATGAACTGGGGTGTAGATAAGCTGGACATTCCGCCTGAAAGAAAACTGATTCCATTGAAGTTCTACAACCAGCTTGATCTTGATCGCTGGACTTTCACCAACAGGGTACAGACTATTCTTAACCATCATCCCAAACATCAGTTCGTGACGGATCAGTTGCTGATCGTTGACGACAATAAGTATACAGTGGCCAGAAATAAATTATTACACCGGCTGGAAAATGTAGAACGGGATAAATATTACAGCGCAGATCTTGTAGAGAGTTTGCGGGAAGGATATGCGAACGTGAAGCAGATGGAGAATAAATTAAAAGTACTGACAGTGGAATTAGTCAATCACTGGACGGAAGGATTATTTGATTATGGTGAAGCCGCTTACTGGTCCTGTAAAAAGCTGCGTGGAAAATGCCTGGAAGTTTTCTGGTACTATCAAAATCCAAATGATCCTTTGTTAGATTTTACAAAAGAAGAGCGCCTGGCCTGGGATGCCTGCTCCTGGATTTCACCCGATAAAATTGAAAGCTTTTACAACGCCGGAAAACTTCGGCAGATAGGAGTACGATGGAGGGTTGCACCATACAGCAGCTTCACGATTTACATTCCGGATCATCACCCTGTTTTTGCTTTTTGGGAAGGCGGATATTTTACAGAAGAACCACTTAACGCCTGGCTTGGATTCGATGATCTTTCACGATTTTTAATTCCGCAAATGCAAGCCTTGGAAGAATCGAGATGGACGTGGGACTTTGACAACTGTGTAATCGGACCTGCATGA
- a CDS encoding DoxX family protein yields the protein MPKNILSKTYPDLGLLIIRVGIGATMFQYGWPKITGGTDIWKDIGSSMSVIGITFFPVFWGLCAAIAEAVGGLLMAAGIFFRPVILLLWFTMLIAVLVNMQESTSFNNWAHAAELGIVFLGLLFTGAGKYVLKFG from the coding sequence ATGCCTAAAAATATTTTATCAAAAACCTATCCTGATCTTGGTTTACTGATCATACGCGTTGGGATTGGAGCGACGATGTTTCAATATGGCTGGCCCAAGATTACAGGAGGCACAGATATATGGAAAGATATCGGTAGCAGTATGTCGGTGATTGGTATTACTTTCTTTCCCGTCTTTTGGGGACTGTGCGCGGCAATTGCAGAAGCTGTTGGTGGTTTGCTGATGGCAGCCGGAATATTTTTTCGCCCTGTTATTTTACTATTGTGGTTCACCATGCTGATTGCCGTTTTAGTAAACATGCAGGAAAGCACATCGTTCAACAATTGGGCACACGCTGCAGAACTGGGAATCGTTTTTCTGGGATTATTATTTACAGGTGCAGGAAAATATGTTTTGAAATTTGGATGA
- a CDS encoding imidazolonepropionase, whose product MNVLIKNIKSLAGIRDVTVKQLRGNELKTLPSLDNAFLFIEEGKIAAFGLMEHLTQQPNGYDSSRTEEIDASGRLVLPCFCDSHTHLVFADTRENEFIYKIQGLSYEAIAAKGGGILNSAFKLRDTPEEILLEKALQRIEEIKNSGTGAVEIKSGYGLSYDGELKMLRVIKQLKSLSPIPVKATFLGAHAIPIEFKNNREGYLQLLIEQLLPKIAGEGLADYCDVFCDKGFFTPEETDRVLQAGWKYGLKPKIHANQLAISGGVQAGVRNNAISVDHLESMGDEEIECLIHSDTIPTMLPSAAFFLRMPYPPARQMIEAGLPVTLATDFNPGSSPSGRMSFVISLACIQMKMTPEEAINASTINGAAAMELSEILGSITIGKKANLIITKPINSIANIPYSFGSDVIDRVIIS is encoded by the coding sequence ATGAATGTACTCATAAAAAATATTAAGTCGCTTGCAGGAATCAGGGATGTGACCGTTAAGCAGTTGCGTGGAAATGAATTAAAAACCCTTCCATCACTTGATAATGCATTTCTCTTTATTGAAGAAGGTAAGATCGCTGCGTTTGGTTTGATGGAGCATTTAACGCAGCAACCTAACGGTTATGATTCTTCACGTACAGAAGAAATTGATGCAAGCGGACGATTGGTGTTGCCTTGTTTTTGTGATTCACATACGCACCTCGTTTTTGCTGATACAAGAGAGAACGAATTCATTTATAAAATACAGGGACTCTCTTATGAAGCAATTGCTGCAAAGGGCGGCGGCATTCTGAATTCTGCTTTTAAATTACGCGATACTCCGGAAGAAATATTACTGGAGAAAGCGTTGCAACGGATTGAAGAAATTAAAAATTCAGGAACAGGTGCTGTTGAAATTAAAAGTGGCTACGGATTAAGTTATGATGGTGAATTGAAAATGCTGCGTGTGATTAAGCAATTAAAATCACTTTCACCGATTCCTGTTAAGGCCACATTTTTAGGCGCCCATGCTATTCCTATTGAATTCAAAAACAATCGTGAAGGGTACCTTCAGTTATTGATTGAACAACTGCTTCCAAAAATTGCGGGAGAAGGACTTGCTGATTATTGCGATGTGTTTTGCGACAAAGGGTTTTTTACACCTGAAGAAACGGATCGCGTTTTACAGGCCGGATGGAAATATGGATTGAAACCAAAAATTCATGCGAATCAGTTAGCGATTTCCGGTGGGGTACAGGCAGGCGTAAGGAATAATGCAATTTCTGTTGATCATTTGGAAAGTATGGGCGATGAAGAAATAGAATGCCTCATACATTCGGACACTATTCCTACGATGCTTCCTTCCGCAGCATTTTTTCTGCGCATGCCTTATCCGCCGGCAAGACAAATGATCGAAGCCGGACTTCCGGTTACTCTGGCCACAGATTTTAATCCCGGCTCCTCTCCTTCCGGTCGTATGAGTTTTGTGATTTCATTAGCGTGCATTCAAATGAAGATGACACCGGAAGAAGCGATCAATGCGTCAACAATAAATGGTGCCGCTGCGATGGAGTTGAGTGAAATACTCGGTTCGATAACCATTGGTAAAAAAGCAAATCTGATTATAACGAAACCAATCAACTCCATCGCAAATATTCCTTACAGTTTTGGAAGTGATGTGATTGATCGGGTCATTATTTCTTGA
- the aroC gene encoding chorismate synthase yields MAGNTIGSFFRVTTFGESHGTGIGAVIDGCPAGLEISLEKIQHDLDRRRPGQSHITTQRKESDTVQILSGIFEGGSTGTPIAMFIPNEDQRSKDYDHIETAYRPSHADYTYQVKYGLRDHRGGGRSSARTTASVVAAGSIAKQLAAHDKIEIAAFVTQVGAIKFSGINFGAVDDMASLVAIAENNIVRCPHQPTADVMIELIDQVRKEGDTVGGVITCVIKNCPVGLGEPLFDKLQADLAKAMFSINAVHGFEYGSGFEGSSKLGSENNDAFYAEGDEILTRTNYSGGIQGGISNGMDIYFRVAFKPVATIVKAQESVNVKGESVEVKGRGRHDPCVLPRAVPIVEAMAAIIIADHLLRNRAAQV; encoded by the coding sequence ATGGCTGGAAATACAATAGGATCATTTTTTCGCGTCACTACTTTTGGCGAATCTCATGGAACAGGCATTGGAGCTGTTATAGATGGCTGTCCTGCCGGTCTTGAAATTTCATTGGAAAAGATACAGCACGATCTTGATCGGCGCAGGCCCGGACAATCACACATCACCACACAAAGAAAGGAAAGTGATACGGTGCAGATTCTTTCCGGAATTTTTGAAGGAGGATCTACCGGAACGCCGATCGCGATGTTTATTCCCAATGAAGATCAACGTTCAAAAGATTACGATCACATTGAAACTGCTTACCGCCCTTCGCATGCAGATTATACGTACCAGGTAAAATATGGATTGCGTGATCACCGTGGTGGCGGCAGATCATCTGCAAGAACTACTGCTTCAGTAGTCGCTGCAGGTTCTATTGCAAAACAGTTAGCTGCGCATGATAAGATTGAAATAGCTGCATTCGTGACCCAGGTGGGAGCGATAAAATTTTCGGGAATCAATTTTGGCGCGGTGGATGACATGGCATCTTTAGTTGCTATCGCGGAGAATAATATTGTCCGCTGTCCGCATCAGCCAACTGCTGATGTAATGATTGAATTAATTGACCAGGTAAGGAAAGAAGGTGATACGGTCGGTGGCGTAATTACGTGTGTCATTAAAAACTGTCCGGTTGGATTAGGTGAACCGCTCTTCGATAAATTACAGGCAGATCTTGCAAAGGCGATGTTTTCCATCAATGCGGTGCATGGTTTCGAATATGGAAGTGGATTTGAAGGATCATCGAAACTGGGTTCGGAAAATAATGATGCTTTTTATGCTGAGGGAGATGAAATCTTAACACGCACCAATTATTCAGGCGGCATACAAGGCGGGATTTCCAACGGCATGGATATATATTTCCGTGTAGCCTTTAAACCTGTTGCTACTATCGTGAAAGCCCAGGAATCAGTGAATGTGAAAGGTGAATCTGTTGAGGTTAAAGGTCGTGGCCGGCATGATCCATGTGTGCTTCCACGTGCAGTTCCTATCGTGGAAGCAATGGCAGCAATCATTATTGCGGATCATCTTTTAAGAAACCGCGCGGCGCAGGTTTGA